In Natrinema sp. HArc-T2, a genomic segment contains:
- a CDS encoding PadR family transcriptional regulator — MSTIKAKDLIPLAILSNIDSGRVEGRTRLQKLAFLTQKELQGRLELDDELEFIHYKYGPFSQELIETVEMLQERGLLQRRKETNLSGDEKYIYTITRKGRGAFEYNLENSSDSDDIQAISESAEKVINSYNELSLSNLIETVYDEYPETAENSEWDKASLT, encoded by the coding sequence ATGAGTACTATCAAGGCGAAAGACCTGATTCCGCTCGCGATCCTGTCCAACATCGACTCTGGTCGGGTCGAAGGACGAACGCGCCTCCAGAAGCTTGCATTCCTCACGCAGAAGGAACTGCAGGGCCGGCTCGAACTCGACGATGAACTGGAATTTATTCACTACAAGTATGGTCCATTCTCCCAGGAGCTCATTGAGACGGTAGAGATGCTACAGGAGAGGGGACTACTTCAGCGACGAAAAGAGACGAACCTTAGTGGTGATGAAAAGTACATCTATACCATCACCCGAAAGGGCAGGGGTGCCTTCGAGTATAACCTTGAAAACAGTAGTGACAGTGACGACATTCAAGCTATCAGTGAATCCGCTGAGAAGGTCATAAACAGTTATAACGAGCTCTCACTATCCAATCTTATCGAGACAGTCTACGACGAATATCCGGAGACTGCGGAAAACAGTGAGTGGGACAAGGCCTCTCTCACGTAA
- a CDS encoding phospholipase D-like domain-containing protein → MTNPASFPWIIAELSQSGTVSIEDLHNEFDDEYDLTYGEEYLKTLKREGIIERLPTADGRYQVTSEDAFAAEREKFDEASEYDTQDFDRALVISVPSPLLAQFSEDDFDYPIPMLQLDQALQRVLIDTEDVIRLGVPYLEGDGLDRFADELYALAEQGVSLRVLTRELLVDNPADRDLKAARDLLDKYEDRIDNGGTIEIRDFYHAMPSGRRLDMSVHFKMAIADQTSAYVGSGEFRRSSMYKNGEAGYLVRSTDEARFWAQFFDFFWEQADQVTRTRLES, encoded by the coding sequence ATGACGAATCCTGCGTCGTTCCCCTGGATTATTGCAGAGCTCTCACAGAGTGGGACAGTCTCGATTGAAGACCTGCACAACGAATTCGACGATGAGTACGATCTCACGTATGGCGAGGAGTATCTGAAGACGCTCAAACGGGAAGGCATCATCGAACGACTCCCGACCGCTGACGGGAGATATCAGGTCACAAGTGAAGATGCATTCGCAGCGGAGCGCGAAAAGTTTGACGAGGCGAGCGAGTACGACACCCAAGATTTCGATCGAGCCCTCGTTATCAGTGTTCCTTCTCCGCTGTTAGCTCAATTTTCCGAGGACGACTTTGATTATCCGATCCCGATGCTTCAACTCGATCAGGCTCTGCAACGAGTCCTGATAGATACGGAGGATGTCATCAGACTCGGCGTGCCGTACTTAGAAGGTGATGGACTTGATCGGTTTGCCGACGAACTGTATGCGCTCGCCGAACAGGGCGTATCGTTGCGAGTACTGACACGAGAACTCCTTGTCGACAATCCAGCCGACCGTGATCTGAAGGCCGCCCGCGATCTACTCGACAAATACGAAGACCGAATAGATAATGGCGGTACGATCGAGATCCGAGATTTCTACCATGCAATGCCAAGTGGCCGCCGCCTCGATATGAGTGTCCACTTCAAGATGGCGATTGCCGATCAAACGTCTGCGTACGTTGGCAGTGGTGAGTTCAGGCGGAGTTCGATGTATAAGAACGGCGAAGCAGGCTACTTGGTTCGGTCCACCGATGAAGCACGCTTCTGGGCACAGTTTTTTGATTTCTTTTGGGAGCAAGCAGATCAGGTGACACGAACGCGTCTTGAATCCTGA